In the Variovorax sp. S12S4 genome, one interval contains:
- a CDS encoding serine/threonine protein kinase has translation MTTNASSTAPADPQERPHPLGTGHRLDEFELLEVIGEGGFGIVYRAYDHSLQREVAIKEYMPSMLARRVGDDSVHVRSDRLTATFQAGLRSFINEARTLAQFSHPALVRVHRFWEANSTAYMAIQLYRGRTLRRLAEEEPSKITEAWLLGMLGPLLGALETLHRSQCFHRDIAPDNIFIQQDDLPVLLDFGAARKSIADLVDEVAVMVKSGYSPIEQYADDNTLLQGAWTDLYALGAVLYRAVTGNPPPSAVVRSVQDAYVPLSSLGRSDLSPAFCAAVDHTLAVHSKDRTQTVAAFAAELGLAKLGDTYVSGLAAPTVIVPPPAKGAPAVVQEPQRAAPAPAPAPAVVKETAALAGTVRAEAASPEPVKPRPPQPEASPERAPVPPPKAAAPRETAPARAATAAAKPPSSPARKSSQPPWKLVGVLVIALVAVGGWIGLHLSSGRQETSTAMVPVPPPSGPMSADAPPPAVPPGESAPGGNVATAPGGATPPAPAASVPAGSLTPLDNVPVIAPAPAAPPTAAVPPTATTPATPTTPPEPALATSEVEDWNLAQAENTREGYEAYLRRYRRGLHAREARNAIAELNRLSPTIPAAPGTTPTNAVPTVVAGGATPPAPPAAPPGNGRVVLNIRPWGQVFVDGADRGVSPPLKSLSLRPGIYNIEVRNGDLDAYRQRVTVQDSRSAPVVSHEFK, from the coding sequence ATGACGACCAACGCCAGCAGCACCGCGCCGGCCGATCCACAGGAGCGGCCGCATCCGCTGGGCACGGGCCACAGGCTGGACGAGTTCGAGCTGCTCGAAGTGATCGGCGAAGGCGGCTTCGGCATCGTCTACCGCGCCTACGACCACTCGCTGCAGCGCGAGGTGGCCATCAAGGAATACATGCCTTCGATGCTCGCGCGCCGCGTGGGCGACGACAGCGTGCATGTGCGCTCCGACCGGCTCACCGCCACCTTCCAGGCGGGCCTGCGCAGCTTCATCAACGAGGCGCGCACCCTCGCGCAGTTCAGCCATCCGGCGCTGGTGCGGGTGCATCGCTTCTGGGAGGCGAACAGCACCGCCTACATGGCCATCCAGCTGTATCGCGGCCGCACGCTGCGCCGCCTGGCCGAGGAAGAGCCGTCGAAGATCACCGAGGCCTGGCTGCTCGGCATGCTGGGCCCGCTGCTCGGCGCGCTCGAAACGCTGCATCGCAGCCAGTGCTTTCACCGCGACATCGCGCCCGACAACATCTTCATCCAGCAGGACGACCTGCCGGTGCTGCTCGACTTCGGCGCGGCGCGCAAGTCGATTGCCGACCTGGTCGACGAAGTGGCGGTGATGGTGAAGTCGGGCTATTCGCCCATCGAGCAGTACGCCGACGACAACACGTTGCTGCAGGGCGCGTGGACCGATCTTTATGCGCTCGGCGCCGTGCTGTACCGCGCGGTCACGGGGAATCCGCCGCCTTCGGCCGTGGTGCGCAGCGTGCAGGACGCGTATGTGCCGCTGTCTTCGCTCGGCCGCAGCGACCTGAGCCCGGCGTTCTGCGCCGCGGTCGACCACACGCTGGCGGTGCACAGCAAGGACCGCACGCAAACCGTGGCGGCGTTCGCGGCCGAGCTGGGCCTGGCCAAGCTCGGCGACACCTATGTGAGCGGGCTGGCGGCGCCGACGGTGATTGTTCCTCCACCTGCCAAGGGCGCGCCCGCGGTGGTGCAGGAGCCGCAAAGGGCAGCACCCGCACCGGCACCGGCACCCGCCGTTGTGAAGGAGACCGCTGCATTGGCCGGCACGGTACGCGCCGAAGCCGCCTCGCCCGAACCGGTCAAGCCCAGGCCGCCGCAGCCCGAGGCCAGCCCGGAGCGGGCTCCCGTGCCCCCACCCAAGGCCGCCGCACCGCGCGAAACCGCCCCCGCGCGCGCGGCAACGGCCGCTGCCAAGCCGCCGTCTTCGCCCGCCAGGAAATCGTCGCAGCCGCCATGGAAGCTGGTCGGCGTGCTGGTGATCGCACTGGTGGCCGTGGGCGGCTGGATCGGCCTGCACCTGAGTTCCGGCCGGCAGGAAACATCGACCGCCATGGTGCCGGTGCCTCCGCCTTCGGGGCCGATGTCTGCCGATGCGCCACCCCCAGCCGTGCCGCCAGGCGAAAGCGCGCCGGGTGGCAACGTGGCGACCGCACCTGGTGGCGCCACGCCGCCCGCGCCGGCGGCCAGTGTGCCGGCCGGTTCGTTGACGCCGCTGGACAACGTGCCGGTGATTGCACCCGCACCTGCGGCGCCTCCCACGGCGGCCGTGCCGCCCACGGCCACCACACCGGCTACACCGACCACGCCGCCGGAGCCCGCTCTTGCCACCTCCGAAGTCGAAGACTGGAACCTGGCCCAGGCCGAGAACACGCGCGAAGGCTACGAGGCTTACCTGCGCCGGTACCGCCGCGGCCTGCATGCACGCGAGGCGCGCAACGCCATCGCCGAGCTGAACCGGCTCTCGCCCACCATCCCCGCAGCCCCCGGCACCACGCCGACCAATGCGGTTCCCACCGTGGTGGCTGGTGGCGCCACGCCGCCTGCGCCGCCGGCCGCTCCGCCCGGCAACGGGCGCGTGGTGCTCAACATCCGTCCCTGGGGCCAGGTGTTCGTCGACGGTGCCGACCGCGGCGTGAGCCCGCCGCTCAAGTCACTGTCGCTGCGGCCAGGCATCTACAACATCGAAGTGCGCAACGGCGACCTCGATGCGTACCGGCAGCGCGTGACGGTGCAGGACAGCCGCTCGGCGCCTGTGGTCAGCCACGAGTTCAAGTAG
- the tssM gene encoding type VI secretion system membrane subunit TssM yields the protein MLRAIFRFLVSRDLWVFFGLLAVAFLIWVIGPVIAVGRYRPFESEFVRIVVIALMFTIWIARVLYRKWRERRLNAQLLNQLRTPSAKEKAAKPEDAPEIKELQSGFTDATAILKNMRFGSGAEGKAAGRFAVFDRQYLYQLPWYIFIGAPGSGKTTALVNSDLDFPLADQLGKAAVRGIGGTRNCDWWFTNEAVLIDTAGRYTTHESNRETDESEWKGFLDLLKKFRPRQPINGAILTISIADLPLADDAQRARHAMALRKRLLELRNDLGINFPVYVLVTKTDLLAGFNEYFGSLGRAERSQVWGFTFPIDANPADPAKADLRERFHQEYKLLHQRLDERLPELLAAEPDQMRRAQAYLLPQQFASFEDILGTFLADVFNPSKFEVAPMLRGVYFTSGTQEGTAFDRVMGAIKRYLQVNAPPAPPPGPGKSYFLKELLQQVIFRDAGVAGTNLSWYRRKRAIDLAGYSLIGVLLVVLLGACVNSWRNNSDYVAEVDNNAKAFNKAAARDELPTVVDSNSDIASSLLVLDRLRDLPKSSQFDIGDPPVSYRFGLYQGDKLQAATDGVYQRALESVLLPQAAQRVEQALREASKTDAEYSYEALKAYLMLYDAERYDADFLQAWLLTDVDRKIGAALTREQRANLETHLQALFAGRVVTSPFAKDDRLVVETRDRLAGVPLAQRSYARLRRILLQTSPPNAFSIAEAGGAESALVIKRASGKPLTDGIPTLFTYRGYWDIFDKRMAETTLALEQEDRWVLQIRAPGMTDITSRELLLREVRRLYLTDYIRIWDEYLADIRLADSRSLLQSIQMTRVLSTSESPMSRLIRGAARETDLLRNHDEAARSLLDQAQNRVASTRERIEQLIGQPDGSQRRNTAPDRPESLVDNHFAPLRRMVTAPKAGGQAPIDATAALINELYTFLTATDTALRSGNIPPSGDAVTKVQAEAGRLPVPFQGMLNDLSATASSKAAAVTRQNIGQSAAATIGQFCNQAIAGRYPFSRGSNRDVAAGDFAQLFSPGGMMDDFFQKNLASQVDTSVNPWAFKKGVDGSSPGRSSYLDSFQKAQAIRDVFFTGMAGGRTPSFTIDIRPEDMDAALTQFTLDIDGQTVRYAHGPQAPSTVKWPGPRNSNQVRLQVTTANGTPAGGIVTEGPWALHRLFDKASVSAGRSPESFNATFDMQGKKVVLAVTANSVYNPLRLSQMNGFSCPGKS from the coding sequence CGTGAGCCGCGACCTGTGGGTCTTTTTCGGTCTGTTGGCTGTCGCGTTCCTGATCTGGGTCATCGGCCCCGTCATCGCGGTGGGCCGCTACCGGCCGTTCGAAAGCGAGTTCGTCCGCATCGTGGTCATCGCGCTGATGTTCACGATCTGGATTGCGCGGGTGCTCTACCGCAAGTGGCGCGAGCGGCGGCTCAATGCGCAACTGCTCAACCAGCTGCGCACCCCCAGCGCGAAAGAAAAGGCCGCCAAGCCCGAAGACGCACCCGAGATCAAGGAGCTGCAAAGCGGCTTCACCGATGCCACGGCCATATTGAAGAACATGCGCTTCGGCTCGGGTGCCGAAGGCAAGGCCGCGGGCCGCTTTGCCGTGTTCGACCGGCAGTACCTGTACCAGCTGCCCTGGTACATCTTCATCGGTGCGCCGGGCTCGGGCAAGACCACCGCGCTGGTCAACTCCGACCTCGACTTTCCGCTGGCCGACCAGCTCGGCAAGGCCGCGGTGCGCGGCATTGGCGGCACGCGCAACTGCGACTGGTGGTTCACCAACGAGGCGGTACTCATCGACACCGCCGGGCGCTACACCACGCACGAGAGCAACCGCGAAACCGACGAGAGCGAGTGGAAGGGCTTTCTCGACCTGCTGAAGAAGTTCAGGCCGCGCCAGCCGATCAACGGCGCGATTCTCACCATCAGCATTGCCGACCTGCCCCTGGCCGACGACGCACAGCGCGCGCGCCACGCCATGGCGCTGCGCAAGCGGCTGCTCGAGCTGCGCAACGACCTGGGCATCAACTTTCCGGTGTACGTGCTGGTTACCAAGACCGACTTGCTGGCCGGCTTCAACGAGTACTTCGGCTCGCTGGGCCGGGCCGAGCGCTCGCAGGTGTGGGGCTTTACCTTTCCCATCGACGCCAACCCGGCGGACCCGGCCAAGGCCGACCTGCGCGAGCGCTTCCACCAGGAATACAAGCTGCTCCACCAGCGCCTGGACGAGCGCCTGCCCGAGTTGCTGGCGGCCGAGCCCGACCAGATGCGCCGCGCGCAGGCCTACCTGCTGCCGCAGCAGTTCGCAAGCTTCGAGGACATCCTGGGCACCTTCCTGGCCGACGTGTTCAACCCCTCTAAATTCGAAGTCGCGCCGATGCTGCGCGGCGTGTACTTCACCAGCGGCACGCAGGAGGGCACCGCCTTCGACCGCGTGATGGGCGCCATCAAGCGCTACCTGCAGGTCAACGCGCCGCCGGCGCCGCCGCCGGGTCCTGGAAAGAGCTACTTTTTGAAGGAGCTGCTGCAGCAGGTGATCTTCCGCGACGCGGGCGTGGCCGGCACCAACCTGAGCTGGTATCGGCGCAAGCGGGCCATCGACCTGGCCGGCTACAGCCTGATCGGCGTGCTGCTGGTGGTGTTGCTGGGCGCCTGCGTGAACAGCTGGCGCAACAACAGCGACTACGTGGCCGAGGTCGACAACAACGCGAAGGCCTTCAACAAGGCCGCGGCCCGTGACGAGCTGCCGACGGTGGTCGATTCGAACAGCGACATCGCCAGCTCGCTGCTGGTGCTCGACCGGCTGCGCGACCTGCCCAAGTCGAGCCAGTTCGACATCGGCGATCCGCCGGTGAGCTACCGCTTCGGCCTTTACCAGGGCGACAAGCTGCAGGCCGCAACCGATGGCGTCTACCAGCGCGCGCTCGAAAGCGTGCTGCTGCCGCAGGCGGCCCAGCGCGTGGAGCAGGCGCTGCGCGAAGCCTCGAAGACCGATGCCGAATACAGCTACGAGGCGCTCAAGGCCTACCTCATGCTGTATGACGCCGAGCGCTACGACGCCGACTTTTTGCAGGCCTGGCTGCTTACCGACGTGGACCGCAAGATAGGCGCTGCCCTCACGCGCGAGCAGCGCGCCAACCTGGAGACGCATCTGCAGGCGCTGTTCGCGGGGCGCGTGGTGACATCGCCCTTTGCCAAGGACGACCGGCTCGTGGTCGAGACGCGCGACCGCCTGGCCGGCGTGCCGCTGGCGCAGCGATCCTATGCGCGGCTGCGGCGCATCCTGCTGCAGACCAGCCCGCCCAACGCCTTCAGCATTGCCGAGGCGGGCGGTGCCGAGTCGGCGCTGGTCATCAAGCGCGCCAGCGGCAAGCCGCTGACCGACGGCATTCCGACGCTCTTCACCTACCGCGGCTACTGGGACATCTTCGACAAGCGCATGGCCGAGACCACGCTCGCGCTCGAACAGGAAGACCGCTGGGTGCTGCAGATCCGTGCGCCGGGCATGACCGACATCACCTCGCGCGAGCTGCTGCTGCGCGAGGTGCGCCGGCTCTACCTCACCGACTACATCCGCATTTGGGACGAGTACCTGGCCGACATTCGCCTGGCCGACAGCCGCTCGCTGTTGCAGAGCATCCAGATGACGCGCGTGCTCTCGACCTCGGAGTCGCCGATGTCGCGCCTCATTCGCGGCGCAGCGCGCGAGACCGACCTGCTGCGCAACCACGACGAGGCTGCACGCAGCCTGCTCGACCAGGCGCAGAACCGCGTGGCCAGCACGCGCGAGCGCATCGAGCAGCTCATTGGCCAGCCCGACGGCAGCCAGCGCCGCAACACCGCGCCGGACCGGCCCGAGTCGCTGGTGGACAACCACTTTGCGCCGCTGCGCCGCATGGTGACGGCGCCCAAGGCGGGCGGGCAGGCGCCCATCGACGCCACCGCGGCGCTCATCAACGAGCTCTACACCTTCCTTACCGCCACCGACACCGCATTGCGCAGCGGCAACATTCCGCCGTCGGGCGACGCGGTCACCAAGGTGCAGGCGGAGGCGGGCCGCCTGCCGGTGCCGTTCCAGGGCATGCTGAACGATCTCTCGGCCACCGCGTCGTCCAAGGCCGCGGCCGTGACGCGGCAGAACATCGGTCAGAGCGCGGCGGCCACCATCGGCCAGTTCTGCAACCAGGCCATTGCGGGGCGCTATCCGTTTTCGCGCGGCTCCAACCGCGATGTGGCGGCCGGCGACTTTGCGCAGCTGTTTTCGCCGGGCGGCATGATGGACGACTTCTTCCAGAAGAACCTCGCTTCGCAGGTCGATACGTCTGTCAACCCATGGGCCTTCAAGAAGGGCGTGGACGGCAGCTCGCCGGGGCGCTCGTCGTATCTCGACTCGTTCCAGAAGGCGCAGGCGATCCGCGATGTGTTCTTTACCGGCATGGCCGGCGGACGCACGCCGTCGTTCACCATCGACATCCGGCCCGAGGACATGGACGCCGCGCTCACCCAGTTCACGCTCGACATCGACGGGCAGACGGTGCGCTATGCACATGGCCCGCAGGCGCCCAGCACCGTGAAGTGGCCCGGCCCGCGCAACAGCAACCAGGTGCGGCTGCAGGTGACCACCGCCAACGGCACGCCGGCCGGCGGCATCGTGACCGAAGGGCCGTGGGCGCTGCACCGGCTTTTCGACAAGGCCTCGGTTTCGGCCGGCCGGTCGCCCGAGTCGTTCAATGCGACCTTCGACATGCAGGGCAAGAAGGTGGTGCTGGCGGTGACCGCGAACAGCGTCTACAACCCGCTGCGGCTGAGCCAGATGAACGGCTTCTCATGCCCGGGAAAGTCGTGA
- a CDS encoding TorF family putative porin encodes MMHRKFAQAVAVAGLAVLPMLASAQLSGNVALTSNYKFRGQDQDMIGNNDYAKTKGFKPAIQGGFDYAFGESGFYVGNWNSSVNWLQGNSIESDLYGGYKFKAGPFDLDVGALTYIYPGNSIGNTTELYGAGTWADEAIGSFTLKYSHTVSKDYFGYAGYKSGSGLKGRNTGYLNLAYSKEIVPKLTLKAAVGYTHMSSDIRSLGYKSYVDYNVGVSYDFGNGLALAGSVQGANKKSSYLALSNPGVDFGFGPIGEQYYSPNKARFIVTLSKTL; translated from the coding sequence ATGATGCACCGTAAATTCGCCCAGGCAGTGGCCGTGGCCGGCCTTGCAGTCCTGCCGATGCTGGCGAGCGCCCAGCTCTCGGGGAATGTGGCCCTGACCAGCAACTACAAGTTCCGCGGCCAGGACCAGGACATGATCGGGAACAACGACTACGCCAAGACCAAGGGCTTCAAGCCCGCCATCCAGGGCGGCTTCGACTACGCCTTCGGCGAAAGCGGCTTCTATGTGGGCAACTGGAACTCCAGCGTCAACTGGCTCCAGGGCAACAGCATCGAGAGCGACCTCTACGGCGGCTACAAGTTCAAGGCCGGCCCGTTCGACCTGGACGTGGGCGCGCTGACCTACATCTACCCGGGCAACTCCATCGGCAACACCACCGAGCTGTACGGCGCGGGCACCTGGGCCGACGAAGCCATCGGCTCGTTCACCCTGAAGTACTCGCACACGGTCTCCAAGGACTACTTCGGCTACGCCGGCTACAAGTCGGGCTCGGGCCTGAAGGGCCGCAACACCGGCTACCTGAACCTGGCCTATAGCAAGGAAATCGTGCCCAAGCTCACGCTGAAGGCGGCCGTGGGCTACACGCACATGTCCAGCGACATCCGCAGCCTGGGCTACAAGAGCTACGTGGACTACAACGTGGGCGTGTCGTATGACTTCGGCAACGGCCTGGCACTGGCCGGCTCGGTGCAGGGCGCCAACAAGAAGAGCTCTTACCTCGCGCTGAGCAACCCGGGCGTGGACTTCGGCTTCGGCCCGATCGGCGAGCAGTACTACTCGCCCAACAAGGCGCGCTTCATCGTTACGCTCAGCAAGACCCTGTAA
- a CDS encoding YifB family Mg chelatase-like AAA ATPase, producing MSLSLVQSRALLGLEAASVTVEVHLANGLPSFTLVGLAETEVKEARERVRSAIQNAGLEFPNNKRITVNLAPADLPKDSGRFDLPIALGILAASGQIQAAGLAGHEFAGELSLSGELRPVRGALAMALALHTRGIATRLVLPTESAKEAALVPGGEVYGARHLLDVVQRFMPEGAAAQSSEPAVPPSADGWARIHAAAAGAAPLYADLADVKGHASAKRALEIAAAGGHSLLMVGEPGSGKSMLAQRFAGLLPPMSIDEALETAAVASLGGSFSTERWMSRPTSAPHHTSSAVALVGGGSPPRPGEISQAHHGVLFLDEFPEFARSALEALREPLETGTITIARAARRAEFPARFQLIAAMNPCPCGYQGSALKACRCTPDQVKSVRDRRIQHPWISLVRHALHLDSALHR from the coding sequence ATGAGCTTGTCTTTGGTGCAAAGCCGCGCTTTGCTTGGGCTGGAAGCGGCCAGTGTCACGGTCGAGGTGCATCTGGCGAACGGCCTGCCCAGTTTTACGCTGGTCGGGCTGGCCGAAACCGAAGTCAAGGAAGCGCGCGAGCGCGTGCGCTCGGCCATCCAGAACGCCGGCCTCGAGTTTCCGAATAACAAACGGATCACAGTCAACCTGGCGCCGGCAGACCTGCCCAAGGACTCCGGCCGGTTCGACCTGCCCATTGCGCTCGGCATCCTGGCCGCCAGCGGGCAGATCCAGGCCGCCGGCCTCGCGGGGCACGAGTTTGCCGGCGAGCTCTCCCTTTCAGGCGAGCTCCGGCCCGTGCGCGGCGCGCTGGCCATGGCGCTTGCGCTGCACACCCGCGGCATCGCGACACGGCTGGTGCTGCCTACCGAAAGCGCAAAAGAAGCGGCCCTGGTGCCCGGCGGCGAGGTGTACGGCGCCAGGCACCTGCTCGATGTGGTGCAGCGCTTCATGCCCGAAGGTGCCGCGGCGCAGTCGTCCGAACCGGCCGTGCCGCCCAGTGCGGACGGCTGGGCCCGCATCCACGCCGCGGCGGCCGGCGCCGCGCCCCTGTATGCCGACTTGGCCGACGTGAAAGGCCATGCGAGTGCCAAGCGCGCGCTGGAAATTGCCGCCGCCGGCGGGCACAGCCTGCTGATGGTCGGCGAGCCGGGCTCGGGCAAGTCGATGCTGGCGCAGCGCTTTGCCGGGCTGCTGCCGCCCATGAGCATCGACGAGGCGCTGGAGACCGCGGCGGTCGCCAGCCTGGGCGGCAGCTTTTCGACCGAGCGATGGATGAGCCGGCCGACCTCTGCGCCGCACCACACGTCCAGCGCGGTGGCGCTGGTGGGCGGCGGCTCCCCTCCGCGGCCGGGCGAAATCTCGCAGGCGCACCACGGCGTTCTCTTTCTCGACGAGTTTCCGGAGTTCGCAAGGTCCGCCCTCGAGGCGCTGCGCGAGCCGCTCGAAACCGGCACCATCACCATTGCGCGGGCCGCCCGGCGCGCCGAGTTTCCCGCGCGCTTCCAGCTCATCGCGGCCATGAACCCCTGCCCTTGCGGCTACCAGGGTTCGGCGCTGAAAGCCTGCCGCTGCACGCCAGACCAGGTGAAGTCGGTCAGAGATCGGCGAATACAGCACCCTTGGATTTCACTTGTGCGGCATGCGCTGCATCTCGACAGTGCTCTGCACCGTTAG
- the glnK gene encoding P-II family nitrogen regulator — translation MKLVTAIIKPFKLDEVREALSAIGVQGITVTEVKGFGRQKGHTELYRGAEYVVDFLPKVKIEAAVSDDLVDRVIEAVEGAARTGKIGDGKIFVYNLEQVVRIRTGETGREAL, via the coding sequence ATGAAGCTGGTCACAGCCATCATCAAACCGTTCAAGCTCGACGAAGTGCGCGAAGCACTGTCGGCCATCGGCGTGCAAGGCATCACGGTCACAGAGGTCAAGGGATTCGGTCGCCAGAAGGGCCACACCGAGCTGTACCGCGGCGCCGAGTACGTGGTCGACTTCCTGCCCAAGGTCAAGATCGAAGCGGCGGTGTCCGACGACCTCGTCGACCGCGTGATCGAAGCCGTCGAAGGCGCTGCCCGCACCGGCAAGATCGGCGACGGCAAGATTTTTGTCTACAACCTCGAGCAGGTCGTTCGCATCCGCACCGGTGAAACCGGCCGCGAAGCCCTCTGA
- a CDS encoding MFS transporter produces the protein MNPPAPTLYNRRMVGWLSLGQLITWGSVFYGFALLMEPVERELGLSRAQSSLAFSLALLAEGALAWPVGRWIDRGHERAVMTGGSLVIVAGLLLQSMVHSALGFYAAWTLLGAGLAATLYSPAFSIVTRRFPHDFRRAIITLTFLGGLASTVFIPLVAWLIAELGWRHALWVLAAIHLFICAPLHARVLRHAPAPAAGSKAGRPRAGEAAAVAPASHYMRTAPFLLVGVFTVLLMAVTAALPPHMVSLLRGAGLSESWAIAVPASIGLVQVLGRALLYFFEHHFDLHLANRLIPCLIPLGLLALLAGAGHPGAALLFVFFYGMGNGMLTIVKGTAIAQYVNRDHVATLNGALGLPSAVARAPAPLMLGVLWQPGTGYTLGLWVLLAASVIAVLALVGAQRWRRVPGTPAT, from the coding sequence GTGAACCCACCCGCCCCCACGCTCTACAACCGCCGCATGGTGGGCTGGCTTTCGCTCGGCCAGCTCATCACCTGGGGCAGCGTCTTCTATGGCTTCGCGCTGCTGATGGAGCCGGTCGAACGCGAGCTGGGATTGAGCCGGGCGCAGTCGTCGCTGGCGTTCAGCCTTGCGCTGCTGGCCGAAGGCGCACTGGCATGGCCGGTGGGCCGCTGGATCGACCGCGGCCATGAGCGGGCGGTAATGACGGGCGGCTCGCTGGTCATCGTGGCCGGCCTACTGCTCCAGAGCATGGTGCACAGCGCCCTGGGCTTCTACGCGGCCTGGACGCTGCTCGGCGCGGGGCTGGCGGCCACGCTCTACAGCCCTGCGTTCTCCATCGTCACGCGGCGCTTTCCGCATGACTTTCGCCGCGCGATCATCACGCTGACTTTTCTCGGCGGGCTGGCCAGCACGGTGTTCATTCCGCTGGTGGCCTGGCTCATTGCGGAGCTGGGCTGGCGGCACGCGCTGTGGGTGCTCGCGGCCATTCACCTTTTCATTTGCGCGCCGCTGCATGCGCGGGTGCTGCGGCATGCGCCCGCTCCCGCGGCGGGTTCGAAAGCCGGGCGGCCCCGCGCAGGCGAAGCCGCGGCCGTTGCGCCCGCCAGCCACTACATGCGCACCGCCCCGTTCCTGCTGGTGGGCGTTTTCACCGTGTTGCTGATGGCGGTCACGGCCGCGTTGCCGCCGCACATGGTGAGCCTGCTGCGCGGCGCGGGGCTCAGCGAATCGTGGGCCATTGCCGTGCCCGCGAGCATCGGGCTGGTGCAGGTGCTGGGGCGCGCGTTACTTTATTTCTTCGAGCACCACTTCGACCTGCATCTGGCGAACCGGCTGATTCCTTGCCTGATTCCGCTCGGCCTGCTCGCATTGCTTGCGGGCGCGGGCCATCCGGGCGCGGCGCTGCTGTTCGTGTTTTTCTACGGCATGGGCAACGGCATGCTCACCATCGTGAAGGGCACCGCGATTGCTCAATACGTGAACCGCGATCACGTCGCCACGCTCAACGGTGCGCTGGGCCTGCCGAGCGCCGTCGCCCGTGCCCCGGCGCCGCTGATGCTCGGCGTGCTGTGGCAGCCGGGCACCGGCTACACGCTGGGCCTCTGGGTGCTGCTGGCGGCCAGCGTCATCGCGGTGCTGGCACTGGTCGGCGCGCAGCGCTGGCGCCGCGTGCCGGGCACGCCTGCTACTTGA
- the tagF gene encoding type VI secretion system-associated protein TagF produces MNSGFPSPHAWVPADEQIGWYGKLPAAGDFLYRRMPRELQAWWDRWMQNGLGSFKRWPDAMTRHYVVAPVWNFAIPATQGVDAVQFGCIAPSCDRVGRYYPVCVTVQVAASGYRPSMLEGSAAWYWQCGTALLQAIRHSVAPDQFDQQVLAAAHGGFQTASGGSDDILSILGPAAGGAGAAAQQRLGWPELPLCFDAFGSTSYWWTNQADGSPLRTAAHGGGLNTPLFSKLFSQGHVPWA; encoded by the coding sequence ATGAACAGCGGCTTTCCTTCGCCGCACGCGTGGGTGCCGGCCGACGAGCAGATCGGCTGGTACGGCAAGCTGCCCGCGGCCGGGGACTTTCTTTATCGGCGCATGCCACGCGAGCTGCAGGCCTGGTGGGACCGCTGGATGCAGAACGGACTGGGTTCTTTCAAGCGCTGGCCCGACGCCATGACGCGGCACTACGTTGTCGCGCCAGTGTGGAACTTTGCGATTCCGGCCACCCAGGGCGTGGACGCGGTGCAGTTCGGCTGCATTGCGCCAAGCTGTGACCGGGTGGGGCGCTACTACCCCGTGTGCGTGACGGTGCAGGTGGCGGCATCGGGCTATCGGCCTTCCATGCTCGAAGGCTCGGCCGCGTGGTACTGGCAGTGCGGCACCGCCTTGCTGCAGGCCATTCGCCACAGCGTGGCGCCCGACCAGTTCGACCAGCAGGTGCTGGCTGCGGCGCACGGCGGGTTCCAGACCGCGAGCGGCGGCTCGGACGACATCCTGTCGATCCTCGGGCCTGCGGCCGGCGGCGCCGGCGCGGCGGCGCAGCAGCGGCTGGGCTGGCCCGAGCTTCCGCTGTGCTTCGATGCCTTCGGAAGCACCAGCTACTGGTGGACCAACCAGGCGGATGGCTCGCCGCTGCGCACCGCCGCGCATGGCGGGGGCCTGAACACGCCATTGTTTTCGAAGTTGTTTTCACAGGGGCATGTGCCATGGGCATGA